From Patescibacteria group bacterium, the proteins below share one genomic window:
- a CDS encoding imidazole glycerol phosphate synthase cyclase subunit, with the protein MPNIRIIPRLDIKGPNVVKGIHMEGLRVVGKPRELALRYCAQGADELMYMDIVASLYQRNIDFELLKSVADDIFIPITVGGGIRSINDMRQALRAGADKVAINTFAIHNPEFISDAVNTFGAQCVVISIEAKKMNEDHWEAYTDGGRERTGIDAVAWAKKAIAMGAGEIVLTSIDKEGTKKGFDLELIRAVTAFAPIPIIAHGGAGSLASMADAIKAANPDALAFASMLHYGDAAIQEVKQYLGLCHIPTRNDILDL; encoded by the coding sequence ATGCCTAATATCCGCATCATCCCTCGTCTTGATATAAAAGGTCCCAACGTAGTGAAGGGCATCCATATGGAAGGGTTGCGTGTCGTCGGGAAACCGCGGGAGCTAGCCTTACGCTACTGCGCACAAGGGGCGGATGAGCTGATGTACATGGATATAGTGGCGAGCCTCTACCAACGCAATATCGATTTTGAACTGCTGAAATCTGTCGCCGATGATATCTTTATTCCCATCACCGTGGGAGGTGGCATCCGATCGATTAATGATATGCGCCAAGCGCTGCGCGCAGGCGCTGACAAGGTGGCAATCAATACCTTCGCGATTCACAACCCAGAATTTATCTCAGATGCGGTGAATACTTTTGGCGCGCAATGCGTAGTCATTTCAATTGAAGCAAAAAAAATGAATGAAGACCATTGGGAAGCCTACACTGACGGCGGGAGAGAAAGGACCGGCATCGATGCGGTAGCGTGGGCAAAAAAGGCAATCGCAATGGGTGCGGGTGAAATTGTCCTTACCTCAATTGATAAGGAAGGGACCAAGAAAGGATTTGACCTTGAGCTAATCCGCGCGGTCACCGCCTTTGCGCCCATTCCCATCATTGCCCACGGCGGCGCGGGCTCGCTCGCTTCGATGGCCGATGCCATTAAAGCCGCAAACCCAGACGCGCTTGCATTTGCTTCAATGCTCCATTACGGCGATGCCGCGATACAAGAAGTAAAACAATATCTGGGTTTGTGCCATATCCCTACGCGGAACGATATATTGGACTTATGA
- a CDS encoding N-acetylneuraminate synthase family protein, whose amino-acid sequence MNPFIQIGSRNIGLDCPPLVIPEIGINHEGDFTKAKRMVLDARLADAEIVKFQCHVIEDEMVPAAKQTIPGNAKESIWDIMARCALTAEQDGELKRLTESLGMIYLSTPFSRAAADRLERMGVVAYKIGSGECNNYPLIDHIASFGKPIILSTGMNDISSIVRAVDIFRARSVPYALMHCTSLYPTPYPQIRLGALAQLCEAFPDAVLGLSDHSIGNYACYGATALGASILERHFTSDKTWPGPDIPLSMDLKELKELIHGSRAIFEARGGEKTILPDEQPTIDFAYASVVTIKPIKQGEQLNYGNIWVKRPGTGEIKAVDFFRIIGKNAIVNLEEDMQLKWEYFV is encoded by the coding sequence ATGAATCCATTTATACAAATCGGCAGTAGGAATATAGGACTTGATTGCCCTCCCCTCGTTATCCCGGAGATTGGCATCAACCATGAAGGCGACTTCACAAAAGCGAAACGCATGGTGTTAGACGCGCGCCTCGCCGACGCTGAAATTGTAAAATTTCAATGCCACGTCATTGAAGACGAAATGGTGCCGGCAGCCAAACAAACCATACCCGGCAATGCAAAAGAATCCATCTGGGATATTATGGCCCGCTGTGCGCTCACTGCAGAACAAGACGGGGAATTGAAGCGCCTCACTGAATCGCTCGGAATGATCTATCTCTCCACACCATTTTCCCGCGCGGCTGCCGACCGCCTGGAACGGATGGGGGTGGTTGCCTATAAAATAGGCTCTGGAGAATGCAATAATTACCCTCTCATAGACCATATTGCTTCATTTGGAAAACCCATCATCTTGAGCACCGGGATGAATGATATTTCATCCATAGTGCGCGCAGTTGACATTTTCCGCGCACGGAGCGTACCTTATGCGCTCATGCACTGCACTTCCCTCTACCCCACTCCCTACCCTCAAATACGCCTTGGCGCGCTGGCGCAGCTTTGCGAAGCGTTCCCTGATGCGGTGCTTGGATTAAGCGACCATTCTATCGGCAATTATGCATGCTACGGCGCGACCGCGCTTGGCGCGTCTATTTTAGAAAGGCATTTTACCTCTGATAAAACATGGCCAGGGCCTGACATCCCTCTATCTATGGACTTAAAAGAGCTTAAAGAGCTTATTCATGGCAGCCGTGCAATCTTTGAAGCGCGCGGAGGAGAGAAGACAATTCTTCCCGATGAGCAACCGACGATCGATTTTGCATACGCGAGCGTCGTGACCATTAAACCAATTAAACAAGGAGAGCAACTGAACTACGGAAACATCTGGGTCAAACGTCCCGGCACAGGAGAGATTAAAGCAGTTGACTTCTTCCGTATAATAGGTAAAAATGCAATCGTTAATCTAGAGGAAGATATGCAGTTAAAGTGGGAGTATTTTGTATGA
- a CDS encoding N-acetyl sugar amidotransferase, with product MTNTISDSGYGRYGLPLTVKFCTRCVISNQRPSSTVEFKSNKEERKATIEFNQQGVCSACQYAWMKDNTIDWIAREKELIALCDKYRSKDGRYDCIVPGSGGKDSGFTAHVLKYKYGMNPLTVTWAPHLYTETGWQNFTNWSHVGGFDNILFTPNGHVHRLLTKFAFENLLHPFQPFIIGQRHIGPKFAAMYHIPLVFYGENQAEYGNNIKENDVPVMKEDFFALDINFDNLFLGGVRASDLIKEHAVSINDLNPYLPEAKNKIKEAGIQVHYLGYYLKWDPQENFYYSAEHTGFVANKERTEGSYSKYSSIDDKIDPFHYYTTLIKFGIGRATYDAAQEIRNGKITREEGVALVHRFDQEFPHQYFKEFLEYTGIAEERFWERVNYFRTPHLWEQKGGEWILKHQIQ from the coding sequence ATGACAAATACCATTTCAGATTCGGGATATGGCCGTTATGGCCTCCCGTTGACCGTCAAGTTTTGCACCCGATGCGTAATCTCCAATCAGCGCCCCAGCTCCACGGTGGAATTCAAATCCAATAAAGAAGAGCGCAAGGCCACTATTGAATTCAATCAGCAAGGAGTCTGCAGCGCGTGCCAGTATGCGTGGATGAAAGACAATACGATAGATTGGATTGCGCGTGAAAAAGAGCTTATCGCGCTTTGCGACAAATATCGCAGCAAGGATGGCCGCTATGATTGCATCGTGCCCGGTTCGGGCGGCAAAGACAGCGGCTTCACTGCCCATGTGCTGAAATATAAGTATGGCATGAACCCGCTCACGGTAACCTGGGCTCCCCATCTTTATACCGAAACCGGTTGGCAAAATTTCACGAACTGGAGCCATGTGGGAGGATTTGACAATATCCTCTTTACCCCCAACGGCCACGTACACCGTCTCTTGACTAAATTTGCATTTGAAAACCTACTCCATCCTTTCCAGCCTTTCATCATCGGACAGCGCCACATCGGACCGAAATTCGCGGCGATGTATCATATACCCCTCGTATTTTACGGGGAAAACCAGGCTGAATACGGCAATAATATCAAAGAAAATGACGTCCCCGTAATGAAAGAAGATTTTTTTGCCCTGGATATTAATTTCGATAATCTCTTTTTAGGCGGCGTCCGTGCAAGCGACCTGATAAAAGAACACGCGGTGTCCATAAATGATCTCAATCCATATCTCCCAGAGGCAAAAAATAAAATTAAGGAAGCGGGCATACAGGTCCACTATCTCGGCTACTATTTAAAATGGGATCCGCAGGAAAATTTTTATTATTCCGCAGAACACACCGGATTCGTGGCGAATAAAGAACGCACTGAAGGAAGTTATTCCAAATATTCAAGCATTGACGACAAGATCGATCCCTTCCATTACTACACCACGCTCATCAAGTTCGGCATCGGGCGCGCGACATATGACGCCGCGCAGGAAATCAGGAATGGAAAAATTACGCGCGAGGAAGGCGTGGCTTTAGTCCATCGGTTTGACCAAGAATTCCCTCATCAATATTTCAAGGAATTTCTGGAATACACAGGCATTGCGGAAGAGCGATTTTGGGAACGCGTCAACTATTTCCGCACGCCGCACCTATGGGAACAAAAAGGCGGTGAGTGGATACTTAAACATCAGATTCAGTAA
- a CDS encoding Gfo/Idh/MocA family oxidoreductase: MKNIILIGAGNIGSRHLQSLKTVSLPLQIIVVDPSSESLKTAKERCDSVDGAAPHEINFVNTLPASLPDIDVAIIATSSAVRKQALEELLARAHVRYLLLEKILFNRPDDYDAAQKKLNALNIKAWVNCPMRVMPAYRDCKKLLRGDRLYYHVSGANWGLACNAIHFVDHLSYLNDCREFTVSTDLLDNKLIPSKRLGFFELNGTLTVTFQDGSLGVFSHFLEDSAPIMITISNPQARVIIRENERKMWMATPQQDWKWIEHEAVIPYQSQLTAPVIEDILHNGDCQLTPYAESMRLHLQLYEPIRKLLNLDHYPFT; the protein is encoded by the coding sequence ATGAAAAATATTATACTTATTGGTGCCGGGAATATAGGCAGCCGGCATCTTCAATCCCTTAAAACGGTATCGCTGCCGCTGCAGATCATTGTGGTTGATCCGTCCTCCGAATCGTTAAAAACGGCGAAAGAACGATGTGACAGCGTGGATGGCGCCGCACCGCATGAAATAAATTTCGTGAACACGCTGCCGGCATCTCTTCCCGATATTGACGTCGCGATCATTGCCACATCCTCCGCGGTGAGAAAACAGGCGCTTGAAGAGCTGCTTGCCCGCGCCCATGTGCGTTATTTGCTTCTCGAGAAAATCCTCTTTAATCGGCCGGACGATTACGACGCGGCGCAAAAAAAATTAAATGCGCTCAATATCAAAGCGTGGGTAAACTGCCCCATGCGCGTCATGCCCGCGTATCGCGATTGTAAAAAATTACTACGAGGCGACAGGCTCTATTATCATGTAAGCGGGGCAAACTGGGGCCTCGCGTGCAACGCCATTCATTTCGTCGATCATTTGTCATATCTCAATGACTGCCGCGAATTTACCGTTTCTACCGATCTGCTGGACAATAAGCTCATCCCCAGTAAACGTCTGGGGTTTTTCGAGCTCAATGGAACGCTGACGGTAACATTTCAAGATGGCAGTCTAGGCGTATTCTCTCATTTCTTAGAGGACAGCGCGCCGATTATGATTACGATAAGCAATCCACAGGCGCGCGTTATTATACGCGAAAATGAGCGAAAAATGTGGATGGCAACGCCTCAACAAGACTGGAAATGGATAGAACACGAAGCAGTCATTCCCTACCAAAGCCAGCTTACCGCACCGGTCATTGAAGATATTTTGCATAACGGCGATTGTCAGCTCACGCCGTACGCCGAGTCCATGCGTCTCCATCTCCAACTCTATGAACCGATCCGAAAATTATTAAATCTGGATCATTATCCTTTTACCTAA
- the hisH gene encoding imidazole glycerol phosphate synthase subunit HisH: protein MKNVSIVDYGVGNLYSLHKALKKYANASLTEEADELLNADALVLPGDGAFHAGMEGLRVRGLREPLLSRIRQGIPVLGICLGAQILLSKGFEFGAWDGLGIIPGNVEKFPPLAPGAKVPHINWSPIAPGDGSWKNTILDGIPQRTHVYFVHSYILNPENPDHILAVTEYGGMKFCSAVRMDNVYGCQFHPEKSGNAGLRIIENFIRLIPSL, encoded by the coding sequence ATGAAAAATGTTTCTATCGTAGATTACGGCGTAGGCAATCTTTACAGCCTCCATAAGGCGCTGAAAAAATATGCAAACGCTTCACTCACCGAAGAAGCAGATGAGCTTTTGAATGCAGACGCGCTCGTGCTTCCGGGTGATGGCGCATTTCACGCGGGCATGGAAGGCCTGCGGGTGCGCGGGCTGAGGGAGCCGCTTTTATCCCGCATCCGCCAGGGCATACCCGTGCTCGGCATCTGCCTGGGCGCGCAAATTCTCCTCTCAAAAGGATTTGAATTCGGCGCCTGGGATGGACTTGGGATTATTCCCGGGAACGTTGAAAAATTCCCTCCCCTTGCGCCAGGCGCTAAAGTGCCCCATATCAATTGGAGTCCCATTGCGCCCGGTGATGGTTCGTGGAAAAATACAATTCTTGATGGCATACCTCAAAGAACGCACGTATATTTTGTGCATTCATATATTCTGAATCCTGAAAATCCTGATCATATCCTCGCCGTGACCGAATATGGCGGCATGAAATTCTGTTCAGCAGTCAGGATGGATAACGTATACGGATGCCAATTCCACCCCGAGAAGAGCGGCAACGCGGGATTGCGCATTATCGAGAATTTTATCCGACTTATACCGTCGCTATGA
- the neuC gene encoding UDP-N-acetylglucosamine 2-epimerase: protein MKRKIVYLTGTRAEFGKIKPLIQEIIKLDLFDVSVFVTGMHMSEKYGYTGEEILKLGFPHVYQYINDAEHGTMDTILAHTIEGIGNYVKLFKPDMIVIHGDRVEALAGAIVGALNNILVAHIEGGEISGTVDEIIRHAISKLAHIHFVSNTEAKRRLQQLGEDERHIYIIGSPDLDIMSSPDLPTLTEAKQRYEIPFSEYAILGHHPVTTELHRIPEQTEKLVDALIASGLHYIVIYPNNDHGNDLILSVYREKIMAHPRFRIFPSMRFEHYLTFLQNALFIIGNSSAGIREAPFFGVPTINIGSRQANRIPPDTHASIFHCDYHHETILDHIRKFSQLTRFPPNNHFGDGKSTERFLTELRSDRIWQTGIQKQFRDFNISTHSQPKSEILGIVPARGGSKSIPRKNIKLFCDKPLLAWTIDACVRSGKLDRLILSTDDAEIADIGRHAGADVPFLRPTALAQDHTPSLAVLQHAIQWLKENQGYLPAYVVLLEPTSPGRMHYHIREAIELLLTSGADSVVSVTEVPGHFNPHWQFVMQDTNMLKLYTDQPVSGIVPRRQELPKTYYRNGAIYALKTELLLNSEPSLYGKQVRAYVMDGKYSLDIDTPEDWEKAEHSFLQILAEQNKKAVNANAL, encoded by the coding sequence ATGAAACGTAAAATCGTCTATCTCACCGGCACGCGAGCAGAATTCGGAAAAATCAAGCCGCTGATTCAGGAAATTATCAAACTGGATTTATTCGACGTATCCGTCTTTGTCACGGGAATGCACATGAGCGAAAAATACGGATACACCGGCGAAGAAATCTTGAAACTCGGCTTTCCGCATGTCTATCAATACATTAACGATGCCGAACATGGCACCATGGACACGATTCTCGCGCATACTATTGAAGGAATTGGTAACTACGTGAAGCTTTTCAAGCCGGACATGATCGTCATCCACGGCGATCGCGTGGAAGCGCTTGCCGGCGCGATTGTCGGCGCGCTCAATAATATCCTCGTCGCCCACATCGAAGGCGGCGAGATTTCCGGCACAGTGGATGAAATTATCCGCCATGCCATAAGTAAACTCGCCCATATCCATTTTGTCTCCAATACCGAAGCAAAACGCCGCTTGCAACAGCTAGGCGAAGACGAACGCCATATTTACATCATTGGTTCTCCTGATCTTGACATCATGAGCTCGCCCGATCTCCCTACGCTCACAGAGGCGAAACAGCGATACGAAATACCTTTTTCCGAATATGCCATTCTGGGGCATCATCCCGTTACCACTGAACTCCATCGCATTCCTGAGCAAACAGAAAAACTGGTTGATGCTCTCATCGCTTCTGGCTTGCATTACATTGTAATCTATCCTAATAATGATCACGGAAATGATCTGATCTTAAGCGTCTATCGGGAAAAAATCATGGCCCATCCCCGCTTCCGCATCTTCCCTTCCATGCGGTTTGAGCATTACCTTACGTTTCTGCAAAACGCGCTTTTTATAATTGGCAATTCCAGCGCTGGCATACGGGAGGCTCCGTTTTTCGGCGTACCTACTATCAACATAGGTTCACGCCAGGCAAACCGAATCCCTCCTGACACGCACGCGAGTATATTCCATTGCGATTACCACCATGAAACGATTCTTGATCATATTCGGAAATTTTCCCAGCTCACCAGATTCCCGCCTAATAACCATTTCGGTGACGGCAAAAGTACGGAACGATTTTTGACCGAATTGCGCTCGGATCGCATCTGGCAAACAGGGATCCAAAAACAATTCAGAGATTTTAATATCTCGACGCATTCCCAGCCAAAATCGGAAATTTTAGGAATCGTGCCGGCGCGCGGCGGATCTAAATCAATCCCCCGAAAAAATATCAAACTATTCTGCGACAAACCGCTCCTTGCCTGGACAATCGACGCCTGCGTGCGATCGGGGAAACTCGACCGTCTAATCCTCTCCACCGATGACGCGGAAATTGCCGATATTGGCCGGCACGCGGGCGCGGACGTGCCCTTCCTGCGCCCAACTGCGCTGGCACAAGATCATACCCCGTCCCTTGCCGTGCTCCAACACGCAATTCAGTGGCTAAAAGAAAATCAGGGCTATTTGCCTGCCTATGTCGTCCTGCTGGAACCAACTTCACCCGGCAGGATGCATTATCATATCCGCGAAGCAATAGAACTCTTGCTCACATCCGGGGCCGACTCAGTGGTGAGCGTCACCGAAGTGCCGGGACATTTTAACCCCCATTGGCAGTTTGTCATGCAGGACACGAATATGCTTAAACTTTATACGGACCAGCCGGTATCTGGCATTGTGCCACGACGCCAGGAATTGCCAAAAACATATTATCGCAACGGGGCGATCTATGCCTTAAAGACCGAGCTCTTGCTTAATTCTGAACCCTCACTCTACGGCAAACAGGTGCGGGCATACGTGATGGATGGAAAATACTCTCTCGACATTGACACGCCGGAAGATTGGGAAAAAGCGGAACATTCGTTTCTGCAAATCCTGGCGGAGCAAAACAAAAAGGCTGTCAATGCCAATGCCCTATGA
- a CDS encoding class I SAM-dependent methyltransferase yields MRDILKDYKIFDIDPKKLRSKDFFKNMLEYRHKIMDQCKDACLSPDQFSCPLCAGKEGFAYLSYREYQLFECAQCHLVSPLIKWEALKKIEIYDDDAYVKDTTREIIDTYEYRKQTYAPERMKYIEEKISDIPRRAMKILDLGCGPGYFIDYLKDQGIAYKGIELARFLVEICKKRGLHVEEVQLENEPIKGYNIITMFDVLEHLTDPAATFTALNEKLMPGGYVLAYTPHVHSLAYYLMQGEQNTLLPFQHLCFFDRMSLEFLAHKTGFIIHSLDYYGLDVMDYLYKKQYEDGFDYHERLRDFIPVMQAIIDKQGLSNHMRVMFKKIG; encoded by the coding sequence ATGCGCGATATCCTGAAAGACTATAAAATCTTCGACATCGATCCAAAAAAATTAAGGAGCAAGGACTTCTTCAAGAACATGCTCGAATATAGGCATAAAATAATGGATCAATGCAAAGATGCCTGCCTGTCTCCTGACCAGTTTTCCTGCCCGCTCTGCGCGGGCAAGGAAGGGTTTGCGTACCTGTCCTATCGAGAATACCAACTGTTTGAGTGCGCCCAATGCCACTTGGTATCTCCTCTTATAAAATGGGAAGCGCTGAAAAAAATTGAAATCTATGATGATGACGCCTATGTAAAAGATACCACGAGAGAAATTATTGATACCTACGAGTACCGGAAACAAACCTATGCGCCGGAACGCATGAAATATATTGAAGAAAAAATTTCCGATATTCCCCGCAGAGCGATGAAAATACTCGACCTTGGCTGCGGCCCTGGTTATTTTATCGATTACCTCAAGGATCAAGGCATCGCCTATAAGGGAATAGAACTCGCTCGTTTTCTCGTTGAAATCTGCAAGAAACGCGGGCTTCATGTGGAAGAGGTCCAGCTGGAAAATGAGCCTATCAAGGGCTACAATATCATCACCATGTTCGATGTGCTAGAGCATTTGACTGATCCCGCCGCCACGTTTACTGCGCTCAATGAAAAGCTTATGCCCGGAGGCTACGTGCTCGCCTACACTCCCCATGTGCATTCCCTCGCTTACTATCTTATGCAGGGCGAACAAAATACTCTTCTTCCTTTCCAACATTTGTGTTTTTTTGACCGCATGTCGCTTGAGTTTCTCGCACACAAGACCGGCTTTATAATTCATTCCCTTGACTATTATGGCCTCGATGTGATGGACTACCTGTACAAGAAACAATACGAGGATGGATTTGACTACCATGAACGATTACGGGACTTCATCCCGGTCATGCAGGCGATTATCGATAAACAAGGATTGAGCAATCATATGAGAGTAATGTTTAAAAAGATTGGTTAA